The Thermosynechococcus sp. CL-1 genomic interval CCATCACCAGTCCTTTTTGGCCAAACTCGACGGGGGCTTTAGTTTCGGGATCCACAATCTTAATGGCGGTATCGGGAATGGGACGGCCGGTGGAGCCGCGTAGATTTGCCCAAGAGCGGCGAGCGGTCAGTACCACAGCCGTTTCTGTGAGGCCATAGCCCACTAGCACTTCTAGGTTGATGACTTCATAGAATGTGTCCAAATGGGGGGCAAGGGCACCGCCACCACTAATCACCTGTTTAATTTCACCGCCTGTGGCTTCACGAATTTTGCTATAGACACGCTTCTCCCCCAGTTCGTAGAGAGGCTTGAGGAAAAAGGTTTGCAGACGGGCAACCAATTTTTGCCAACCGCTGGGATGGGGGTTGGTCAGGCTGAGGCCGGTGAGCAGTCGCCGTTGCAGGACATATTGCTGGCCCACACTGAGGAAAAACTGGGCAAGACGCCGCTTTGTGGCCGGAGCATCGCGCAGTTGCTTTTGCACCCCTTCATAAAAGCCTTCCCAGATACGAGGTACGGCAATCATGTAGTGGGGCTTACACCGTTTTAAGTCATTCTTGAAGTGACGGAGGTTAGTATAGGTTTGGCTACAGCCACAGGCAAAGAGAAAGTACTCGGCCACCCGTTCGTAGGCATGCCAAATGGGCAAGATACTGAGAATGCGATCGCCCACCTGCGGTTGCACAATTGCCCAGAGATTGACAATTTGACTCAGTAGCCCCCCATGGGTGACCATCACGCCCTTGGGTTGACCTGTGGTAACGGAGGTGTACATCAGCGTTGCCAAGTCATCGGGGGTAATGGCGACTGCCCGCACTGTGCCATATTGTCCTTCCGTAAAGACTTGACCAAAATTCAAGAGCCGCAGGGGAAAATGCTCAAGTTCTGGGGATTCTGCACTTAAGAGCACAACAGTTTCCACCCCTGTCTCTGCTAAACCCTCTTGAAGTTTGCGCAAGGTGGCCAAGTTTTCAATCAGCAGCAGGGTTGCCCCACTATCGCGCAGAATGTAGAGCAGTTCTTGGGCCTCTGCGGTACCACTGCGCACCACATTAATGGCACCGGCCATCATACTGCCTTGATCGGCAATCAGCCAGCGGGGACTATTGTCAGCAAATAAGGCCACGCGATCGCCGGCAGCGACACCCAGCGCTTGTAGGCCAGCAGCAAAGCGTTGAATGCGTTGATAGAGTTCACTGTAGGTAATGCGCGTCGGAGGGTCTTCGTAGGGCGCATCAACAGCCACCACCTCCCCATGGCGTTGCGCTAGTAGAGGCCAAATTTCCGGCAGCGACTGGAGGGTTTTGTAGGCCAAAAAGTGATCGGGTAACGACGCATCTTGGGGTAGGCCGCCGGGGGGAGTGTAGGTGTAGGCCGCACTGGTCATTGGTTTGGCTCCAGACGCAACACCTAGATAATAAACCCTCAATGGGACACCTCATGCAGGTTTAACAATTTCAATGTGAGATCATAAGAATCGGTTACTTAGCAAGCAGTCCTATGGTGCCCTTTGTTCTTGCCTCTGCTTCGCCGGCGCGCCGCCAACTGCTGCGACAGGTTGGCATTGATCCCATTATTCAACCCAGTCACTTTGATGAATCCGTGATTCAGGCAACTACTCCCACGGAACTGGTGCGATTACTGGCACGGTGTAAGGCAGAAACAGTGGCTCAAACCTACCCACCCCCCGCCCTCATTTTGGGCTGTGATTCTGTGCTGGTTCTAGGGGGAGAAATTTATGGTAAACCAGCCTCACCGGAGGTGGCGATCGCCCGCTGGCAACAAATGCGCAGTCAAACGGGAGAATTGCTGACAGGCCATGCCTTGATTGACTTGGCACAGGGGCGCACCTGTGTTGAGGTGGAGTCCACCCAAGTTATTTTTGCCGATATTAGCGATGCCGAAATCGCTGCCTATGTCGCTTCTGGTGAACCCCTTGCCTGTGCTGGTTGTTTTGCCCTCGATGGCCAAGGTGGTGCCTTTGTCGAGAAAATTGTCGGGACTCCTAGTAATGTCATTGGCTTGAGCTTGCCCCTACTGCGGCGGATGCTGCTGAGCTTGGGATACACCCTTGGCGATGTGCAAGGCAAGAAATGAAAAACTAGCCTAGACAAGTCTAAATGCTTAGGGTATGCTAAGAGATTGCGAGTTAAGGAACTGTCATGAACGCCCAAGAGATTATTCGCTCGATTGAAGCGGAGCAAATGAAGACTGACTTGCCCGTGATTCATGTGGGCGATCGCGTTCGGGTCGGAGTCAAAATTCAAGAAGGCGGTAAAGAGCGCGTCCAACCCTACGAAGGGGATGTGATTGCCATGCGCAACACGGGCATTAACCGCACCATTACCGTGCGCCGTGTCTTCCAAGGAGTGGGCGTTGAGCGCGTCTTTTTGCTACATTCGCCACGAATTGATAGTATAAAAGTAATCCAGCGGGGTAAAGTCCGCCGTGCCAAACTCTACTACCTGCGCAACCTCGTAGGTAAAGCCTCGCGTATCAAAGCACGGTTCGATCGCCCTCTGTAAACAGCCTTGCGTCCTTAGTTCAGTTGGTAGAACGTCGGTCTCCAAAACCGGATGTCGGGGGTTCGAGTCCTCCAGGGCGCGTTAGTTAGTCTGATCTGAAGGTTTTGGCGTCTTAAAGTCCTTTGCAACAGGGATGTACTGGACTAAATGCTTGAGTATCTGGGCGACGCGGATGAGATTGCGATCGCTATCGCCAAGCAAACTAAAGTTGTGGGATAGCGCAAATTCATTACCGAGCAGTTTCACAAAAAGATAGTCATAGCCATTGGTCACCAAGCCAAAAATGGGGATATTGCGGTCGGGACGGGCAGACATATAGGCAAGGGCTTGGGGCACAGCGCGTAAGACACTAAAGCCACTCCGTTTACCTTCAATCACGACTAGCCAGAAGTTGTCCCGAATGGTCAGCGCATCTATCCGTCCCTCTAGGCTGACTTTGCCCTCCTCACTATCAACTTCCGTTTGGATTTCTACCCATGTTTCACCGCGAATGCGATAGGGGGGGTCACACAGGCCTAATGCGTCTAGTAAGGGGGATAGCAAGATAATGTTTAGCGTTCCCTCGCTCACTTCACTTTCTTCTAAGTAGAGTAAATACCGTTGGGATAAGCGGTTTAATGCCTCTATTTCCCTATCGCTGAGCTGTGATGTTGCGGATTGCCACTCAGGGAAAAAGTTAGGGTTTCTTGATTTAGTGAGGCCTAGTTTGGTCTCTAAATCCCGAAAGGTGATGATTCCTCTAGCGATCGCGGTTGCAGTAGCCATTAT includes:
- a CDS encoding nucleoside triphosphate pyrophosphatase, with the protein product MVPFVLASASPARRQLLRQVGIDPIIQPSHFDESVIQATTPTELVRLLARCKAETVAQTYPPPALILGCDSVLVLGGEIYGKPASPEVAIARWQQMRSQTGELLTGHALIDLAQGRTCVEVESTQVIFADISDAEIAAYVASGEPLACAGCFALDGQGGAFVEKIVGTPSNVIGLSLPLLRRMLLSLGYTLGDVQGKK
- a CDS encoding long-chain fatty acid--CoA ligase, which produces MTSAAYTYTPPGGLPQDASLPDHFLAYKTLQSLPEIWPLLAQRHGEVVAVDAPYEDPPTRITYSELYQRIQRFAAGLQALGVAAGDRVALFADNSPRWLIADQGSMMAGAINVVRSGTAEAQELLYILRDSGATLLLIENLATLRKLQEGLAETGVETVVLLSAESPELEHFPLRLLNFGQVFTEGQYGTVRAVAITPDDLATLMYTSVTTGQPKGVMVTHGGLLSQIVNLWAIVQPQVGDRILSILPIWHAYERVAEYFLFACGCSQTYTNLRHFKNDLKRCKPHYMIAVPRIWEGFYEGVQKQLRDAPATKRRLAQFFLSVGQQYVLQRRLLTGLSLTNPHPSGWQKLVARLQTFFLKPLYELGEKRVYSKIREATGGEIKQVISGGGALAPHLDTFYEVINLEVLVGYGLTETAVVLTARRSWANLRGSTGRPIPDTAIKIVDPETKAPVEFGQKGLVMAKGPQVMRGYYNKPEATAKVLDAEGWFDTGDLGYLTPNGDLVLTGRQKDTIVLSNGENIEPQPIEDACIRSAYIDQIMLVGQDQKALGALIVPNLEALEQWVAAKGYRLELPNRPAPAGTGELVTLESKVIIDLYRQELLREVQNRPGYRRDDRIATFRFVLEPFTIENGLLTQTLKIRRHVVSDRYRDMINAMFE
- the rplS gene encoding 50S ribosomal protein L19 — protein: MNAQEIIRSIEAEQMKTDLPVIHVGDRVRVGVKIQEGGKERVQPYEGDVIAMRNTGINRTITVRRVFQGVGVERVFLLHSPRIDSIKVIQRGKVRRAKLYYLRNLVGKASRIKARFDRPL
- a CDS encoding type I restriction endonuclease subunit R, whose protein sequence is MATATAIARGIITFRDLETKLGLTKSRNPNFFPEWQSATSQLSDREIEALNRLSQRYLLYLEESEVSEGTLNIILLSPLLDALGLCDPPYRIRGETWVEIQTEVDSEEGKVSLEGRIDALTIRDNFWLVVIEGKRSGFSVLRAVPQALAYMSARPDRNIPIFGLVTNGYDYLFVKLLGNEFALSHNFSLLGDSDRNLIRVAQILKHLVQYIPVAKDFKTPKPSDQTN